From the genome of Brevibacterium sp. JSBI002, one region includes:
- a CDS encoding ASCH domain-containing protein, which yields MDLFDSELRVIAAAEQLVRGLGSDDNHTVAAAAMDTSGRIYTGVNVFHFTGGPCAELVVIGAAAAANAGPLVTIAAVGDRNRGVLAPCGRCRQVILDLHPDALVVVPDNTTGQTSIAPIPALLPHSYRHPDSDPKRLLRFHARYFEAVADGTKTLTVRWNEGHRTGPALAYFENTAHGTLPVEVASVMVKRLDELRPEDLDLTRPSGLERYIANLRGHYPTMPADASVEIVRFRRTAADI from the coding sequence GTGGACCTATTCGACTCCGAACTGCGAGTCATCGCCGCTGCCGAGCAGCTCGTTAGGGGACTCGGCAGCGATGACAACCACACCGTTGCCGCTGCCGCGATGGACACCTCCGGTCGCATCTACACCGGCGTCAACGTCTTTCACTTCACCGGCGGACCCTGCGCGGAACTCGTCGTGATCGGTGCCGCCGCGGCAGCGAACGCCGGACCACTGGTCACGATCGCTGCGGTCGGCGACCGGAACCGCGGTGTGCTGGCCCCGTGCGGACGCTGCCGTCAGGTCATCCTCGACCTCCATCCTGATGCGCTCGTCGTCGTACCCGACAACACCACTGGCCAGACGTCGATCGCCCCGATCCCCGCCCTGCTCCCCCACTCCTACCGACATCCGGATTCTGATCCCAAACGGCTGCTGAGGTTCCACGCTAGATACTTCGAGGCCGTCGCGGACGGGACGAAGACGCTGACGGTGCGGTGGAACGAAGGCCACCGCACGGGTCCGGCTCTGGCGTACTTCGAGAACACCGCGCATGGCACGCTCCCCGTGGAAGTCGCCTCGGTGATGGTGAAGCGACTCGACGAACTGCGACCTGAGGATCTCGACCTCACCCGCCCGAGTGGATTGGAGCGGTATATCGCCAATCTCCGCGGGCACTACCCGACCATGCCCGCGGACGCGAGCGTCGAGATCGTAAGATTCCGTCGAACCGCGGCCGATATCTGA
- a CDS encoding DUF3618 domain-containing protein, which produces MTDNVYTSDVTVDQATTAQLAESIRLREERIAENIDELVGRIHPKVLATRAVNKAKSEVVEEDGSPKPEIIALGAGAVLGVAALIVGLSGRKRG; this is translated from the coding sequence ATGACTGACAACGTCTACACCTCAGATGTGACCGTCGACCAGGCGACAACCGCGCAGCTCGCGGAGTCGATCCGACTGCGCGAGGAGCGCATCGCCGAGAACATCGACGAGCTCGTCGGCCGCATCCACCCAAAGGTGCTGGCGACGCGCGCCGTCAACAAGGCGAAGTCCGAGGTCGTCGAGGAAGACGGCTCCCCCAAGCCCGAAATCATCGCACTCGGTGCCGGTGCCGTCCTCGGTGTGGCCGCCCTCATCGTCGGACTCTCCGGTCGCAAGCGTGGCTGA
- a CDS encoding GroES family chaperonin has translation MADAALPIRMLHDRILLEPSAEAGERKSSAGIVIPATASMGRRLVWGKVVAAGPHVRQANLGDTVLYDPEELAEVELEGRAYVLLRERDVHAISEPAEQSSSGMYL, from the coding sequence GTGGCTGATGCCGCACTACCGATCCGGATGCTCCATGATCGGATCCTGCTCGAACCCAGCGCGGAAGCCGGGGAACGCAAATCCTCGGCGGGCATCGTCATTCCCGCCACCGCCAGCATGGGCAGACGCCTCGTGTGGGGCAAGGTCGTAGCGGCCGGCCCGCACGTGAGGCAGGCCAACCTCGGCGATACCGTACTCTACGATCCCGAGGAACTCGCCGAGGTGGAGCTCGAGGGACGCGCGTATGTGCTGTTGCGCGAACGCGACGTCCACGCAATCTCCGAACCTGCCGAACAGTCGAGTTCCGGAATGTACCTGTAG
- the nhaA gene encoding Na+/H+ antiporter NhaA has product MQNFADRKPGLGQIVRSLRTESGSAMFLALVTVLALAWANSPLSESYFALWHQEVGFDVGPVGMHMTLHHWINDGLMVIFFFVVGLEVRQEFAHGSLRDRSRAQLALIAGVAGVALPALVYAFVVSLSGGSGLGGWGAVVGTDTAFMLGALAIVGPRLSGQLRVFLLTLTVVDDFLAVSIIGIVYSDEIKFVPLLIALACLIGLWALGRSRQWITGPYVIIVIVLWFATVSSGVHASLAGMIAGLLIPAYPTQRQEVVAARQLFRDFWQSPSAASARGVNRGLARGISVNERMHEVLRWPTALLVVPIFALANAGVDLRGGLLADSLGSSVTWGVIAGLVLGKLLGIGFATLLAVRMGLGRPPEGVGMGSVFGGAALSGIGFTVSLLVIGLAFGSTTDLGRQATVGVLVSMVLAVALGWLIFKIAAKRWGEETADLPMVLDPTVDPEVDHIRGPQDAKLTLVEYIDFECEYCAHATGSWDDLRAQFGDDLRYVVRHLPHHPHGPLAAKASEAAANQGEFWRWLDFVFTHQDALEREHLLAYAEELGLNVDRFIQDMDSEAVAQRVNRDLVSAEASGAHATPTFFVEGRRLLGDYDARTLTAALEARRRGTRTQEAPR; this is encoded by the coding sequence ATGCAGAACTTCGCTGACCGTAAGCCAGGTCTCGGTCAAATCGTACGCAGTCTACGAACAGAGTCCGGATCGGCGATGTTTCTGGCGCTGGTCACAGTATTGGCGCTTGCGTGGGCGAACTCGCCGTTATCTGAAAGCTATTTCGCGCTCTGGCATCAGGAGGTCGGCTTCGATGTCGGTCCCGTGGGCATGCATATGACTCTGCACCACTGGATCAACGACGGACTCATGGTGATCTTCTTCTTTGTTGTCGGACTGGAGGTGCGGCAAGAGTTCGCGCACGGATCTTTGCGCGATCGAAGTCGTGCTCAACTCGCTTTGATAGCTGGCGTCGCAGGCGTCGCTCTCCCGGCTCTCGTGTATGCGTTTGTCGTCAGCTTGTCCGGCGGCAGCGGACTTGGCGGATGGGGTGCTGTCGTCGGAACGGATACAGCGTTCATGCTCGGCGCCTTGGCAATAGTGGGTCCACGACTGTCAGGTCAGTTGCGTGTCTTCCTCCTCACCCTGACAGTGGTCGATGACTTCCTGGCAGTATCGATCATCGGCATTGTCTATAGCGATGAGATCAAGTTTGTCCCATTGTTGATCGCTCTAGCCTGCCTCATCGGCTTGTGGGCGCTTGGCCGTTCACGACAGTGGATTACGGGGCCTTATGTGATCATTGTGATTGTTCTGTGGTTCGCCACTGTCTCTTCCGGGGTTCATGCTTCACTCGCGGGCATGATAGCCGGGCTGCTCATCCCTGCCTACCCTACCCAGCGCCAAGAGGTAGTTGCTGCCCGCCAGCTTTTCCGTGACTTCTGGCAGTCGCCCAGCGCCGCCTCGGCGCGCGGTGTCAACCGCGGCCTCGCACGGGGGATCTCGGTGAACGAGAGAATGCACGAAGTCCTTCGCTGGCCCACTGCGCTGCTTGTCGTGCCGATCTTCGCACTCGCCAATGCCGGCGTCGACCTCAGAGGTGGATTGCTCGCTGATTCCCTCGGCTCTTCCGTGACCTGGGGAGTCATTGCCGGCCTCGTACTCGGTAAGCTTCTTGGAATTGGCTTTGCCACTCTGCTGGCAGTCCGGATGGGCCTTGGCCGACCGCCAGAAGGGGTGGGAATGGGCAGCGTGTTCGGCGGTGCAGCGCTTTCAGGCATCGGGTTCACCGTCTCTCTGCTCGTCATCGGACTTGCCTTCGGCTCGACAACTGATCTCGGGAGACAGGCGACTGTGGGTGTCCTGGTCTCCATGGTGCTCGCCGTTGCCCTGGGCTGGTTGATTTTCAAGATCGCTGCCAAGCGCTGGGGTGAGGAGACTGCAGATCTGCCGATGGTGCTCGATCCTACGGTCGATCCCGAAGTCGATCACATTCGCGGCCCGCAGGACGCCAAGCTGACACTGGTCGAATATATCGACTTCGAGTGCGAGTACTGTGCACACGCCACTGGCTCCTGGGACGACCTGCGCGCGCAATTCGGCGACGATCTTCGTTACGTAGTGCGGCATCTTCCCCACCACCCACACGGGCCATTGGCTGCAAAAGCGTCTGAAGCAGCTGCAAACCAAGGCGAGTTCTGGCGATGGCTCGATTTCGTATTCACGCACCAGGACGCGCTCGAGCGGGAGCATCTCCTTGCCTATGCGGAAGAGCTCGGGCTGAACGTCGATCGTTTCATCCAAGACATGGACAGCGAGGCTGTCGCGCAACGAGTCAACCGCGACCTCGTGAGTGCCGAGGCCAGCGGTGCTCATGCCACTCCAACGTTCTTTGTCGAAGGTCGGCGCCTGTTGGGCGACTATGACGCCCGGACGTTGACTGCGGCGCTCGAAGCGAGGAGGCGCGGCACACGTACCCAGGAGGCACCCCGCTGA